A stretch of the Dioscorea cayenensis subsp. rotundata cultivar TDr96_F1 chromosome 4, TDr96_F1_v2_PseudoChromosome.rev07_lg8_w22 25.fasta, whole genome shotgun sequence genome encodes the following:
- the LOC120257907 gene encoding LOW QUALITY PROTEIN: 60S ribosomal protein L7-2-like (The sequence of the model RefSeq protein was modified relative to this genomic sequence to represent the inferred CDS: inserted 1 base in 1 codon), whose translation MAEEDAKALNFVHETVLKKRKNNEDWAIKRRGQLAAKKQRNQESLKLAIKRPEQFVKEYRDKELDIVRMKHRLKKRKAKPEKFDSKLLFVIRIHGSQGMHPETRRVLNRLRLRHIFEGVFVKVNQVTSKLLMAAEPFITYGYPNLMSVKDLVYKKGCGRIGRQRFPLTDNNLIEQSLGQHNIICLEDIVHEIATVGXHAFKDVTNFLWPLKLKKPENMPLRKKSYKDGGDTGNRGSDINEFISKLN comes from the exons ATGGCGGAAGAAGACGCTAAAGCTCTGAACTTTGTCCACGAGACGGTgctgaagaagaggaagaataatgAAGATTGGGCTATAAAGAGAAGGGGGCAGCTTGCGGCCAAGAAGCAGAGGAATCAAGAAAGTTTGAAGCTTGCCATCAAACGCCCGGAACAATTCGTCAAAGAGTATCGAGACAAA GAATTGGACATTGTTAGGATGAAGCACAGGCTGAAGAAGAGAAAAGCAAAGCCAGAGAAATTTGATTCCAAGCTTCTTTTTGTTATTCGAATTCATGG ATCACAAGGCATGCATCCTGAGACTAGGAGAGTACTAAATAGGCTGAGATTGAGGCATATTTTTGAAGGTGTGTTCGTTAAAGTTAATCAAGTAACTTCGAAGTTGTTGATGGCTGCAGAGCCTTTCATCACTTACGG CTATCCTAATTTAATGAGTGTGAAGGATCTAGTTTATAAGAAGGGGTGTGGAAGAATTGGAAGGCAGAGGTTTCCTCTCACTGATAACAATTTAATTGAACAG TCTCTAGGGCAACACAATATAATTTGTCTCGAAGATATTGTTCATGAGATTGCTACCGTTG ACCACGCTTTCAAGGATGTGACCAATTTCTTATGGCCTCTCAAGCTTAAGAAACCCGAAAATATGCCGTTGAGGAAAAAGTCATACAAGGATGGTGGTGATACGGGTAACCGGGGGAGTGACATCAACGAATTCATTAGTAAATTGAACTAA